One window of the Herbiconiux sp. L3-i23 genome contains the following:
- a CDS encoding TetR/AcrR family transcriptional regulator — MPASSPPRPLRRDAAANRDALLLAARRVLAADPEAPLEAIVADASLTRRAFYGHFPSRDALLVELARRGASRVADAVRDVERDDTRLTIALLAARLWREVADVRVLTQRTLHGPLAAEIAEPLAPVRALLVRTVERGIANGELRRDIPAETLARLLESAALAVLDEAATTGMASDDARTLAMRSTLSTAGLSWAEAASLLETTPELQEDA, encoded by the coding sequence GTGCCCGCCTCCTCTCCGCCTCGTCCGCTGCGACGCGACGCCGCCGCGAACCGCGACGCGCTTCTCCTCGCGGCGCGCCGCGTGCTCGCCGCCGATCCCGAGGCGCCGCTCGAGGCGATCGTCGCCGACGCCTCCCTCACGCGTCGAGCCTTCTACGGCCACTTCCCCTCGCGAGACGCGCTGCTCGTCGAGCTCGCCCGCCGCGGGGCCTCCCGCGTGGCCGACGCGGTGCGCGACGTCGAACGCGATGACACCCGCCTCACCATCGCGCTGCTCGCCGCCCGCCTCTGGCGCGAAGTCGCCGATGTGCGTGTACTGACCCAGCGCACCCTGCACGGCCCGCTCGCGGCGGAGATCGCCGAGCCCCTCGCCCCGGTGCGTGCGCTCCTCGTCCGCACCGTCGAGCGCGGCATCGCGAACGGCGAGCTCCGCCGCGACATCCCCGCCGAGACGCTCGCCCGCCTGCTCGAATCGGCCGCCCTCGCGGTGCTGGACGAGGCGGCGACCACCGGCATGGCGAGCGACGACGCCCGGACGCTCGCGATGCGATCGACTCTGTCGACCGCCGGCCTTTCGTGGGCCGAGGCCGCGTCGTTGCTCGAAACGACCCCCGAGCTACAGGAGGATGCGTAA
- a CDS encoding YhgE/Pip family protein, translated as MTILNLIGAELRRLLATPLARLAFVALMIVPLIYGGLYLWANRDPYSALDRVPAALVVEDTGTTVDGEAVDYGADIASTVVDGGDFDWTQTSAEDAAAGVRSGDYDFSITLPADFSRDLASASTDDPTQARVVLTTSDTNSYLTSTIAGQAAQTIRTQIAEQVGEEAADRFLVGFATIREDLGTALNGATRLADGLNQSAAGASTLADGTVALSDGAAQLAGGLDALDDATAGLPASANQLSSGAAQVAAGNAELATRGSAVAAASAQAAARVPQARADLVALLDATDLTADQKAEILAAVDPIGTDVETANAAIQTVNGQLGALAAGSTAVAQGARQLAAQAPALADGIGSAASGADDLASGAASARDGAAQLSTGTAQLATGAAELRDGLSSGLSAIPDADDATRTAQASTIGDPVDLATDDLAKATDYGAGLAPFFLSLAAWIGLYALFLIIKPLSRRAITALTAPWKVTLAGWLTPGLLGVVQSAMLVTLAGAVLGFGIVEPLGMFGFAALVSLTFAAILLALNALLGSVGQFIGLVLMVVQLVTAGGTFPWQTLLEPLAWLHRLLPMSYSVDGFRHLMYGGSTGAVVGDIAVLLGWLLVSLLATYLTASRMTRFRTLRDLRPSLIG; from the coding sequence ATGACGATCCTCAATCTGATCGGCGCCGAGCTGCGCCGTCTTCTCGCGACCCCGCTCGCTCGCCTCGCGTTCGTGGCGCTGATGATCGTGCCGCTCATCTACGGCGGCCTCTATCTCTGGGCGAACCGCGACCCCTACTCGGCGCTCGACCGGGTGCCTGCCGCGCTCGTCGTCGAAGACACCGGCACCACCGTCGACGGGGAGGCCGTCGACTACGGCGCCGACATCGCCTCGACCGTGGTCGACGGCGGCGACTTCGACTGGACGCAGACCTCGGCCGAGGACGCCGCGGCGGGAGTGCGAAGCGGCGACTACGACTTCAGCATCACGCTGCCCGCCGACTTCTCGCGCGACCTCGCCTCCGCTTCGACCGACGATCCCACGCAGGCGCGGGTGGTGCTCACCACGAGTGATACCAACAGCTACCTCACCAGCACCATCGCGGGTCAGGCGGCGCAGACCATCCGCACCCAGATCGCCGAGCAGGTCGGCGAGGAGGCCGCGGACCGCTTCCTGGTCGGCTTCGCGACGATCCGCGAGGACCTCGGCACGGCGCTCAACGGCGCGACTCGGCTGGCCGACGGTCTGAACCAGAGCGCGGCGGGCGCGTCGACGCTCGCCGACGGCACCGTCGCCCTTTCCGACGGGGCGGCGCAGCTCGCAGGCGGGCTCGACGCGCTCGACGACGCGACGGCCGGACTGCCGGCGAGCGCGAACCAGCTGTCCTCCGGCGCCGCGCAGGTCGCCGCGGGCAATGCGGAGCTGGCGACGCGCGGATCCGCCGTGGCGGCCGCGTCGGCGCAGGCCGCGGCACGGGTGCCGCAGGCGCGCGCCGACCTCGTCGCGCTTCTCGATGCGACGGATCTGACCGCCGACCAGAAGGCCGAGATCCTCGCGGCGGTCGATCCGATCGGAACGGATGTGGAGACCGCGAACGCGGCGATCCAGACGGTGAACGGCCAGCTCGGAGCGCTCGCGGCGGGAAGCACAGCCGTCGCCCAGGGCGCCCGGCAATTGGCGGCGCAGGCGCCCGCACTGGCCGACGGGATCGGCTCCGCCGCGTCCGGCGCCGACGATCTGGCTTCGGGTGCGGCGAGCGCCCGCGATGGCGCGGCACAGCTCTCGACCGGGACCGCTCAGTTGGCAACGGGTGCCGCCGAGCTGCGCGACGGGCTCTCCTCCGGACTCTCGGCGATCCCGGACGCCGACGACGCCACCCGCACCGCGCAGGCGTCGACGATCGGCGACCCGGTCGACCTCGCCACCGACGATCTCGCGAAGGCGACCGATTACGGCGCCGGGCTCGCCCCCTTCTTCCTCAGCCTTGCCGCATGGATCGGGCTCTACGCCCTGTTCCTCATCATCAAGCCGCTCTCGAGGCGCGCGATCACCGCCCTGACCGCGCCGTGGAAGGTCACGCTCGCCGGCTGGTTGACTCCCGGGCTGCTGGGTGTGGTGCAGTCCGCGATGCTCGTCACCCTTGCGGGAGCGGTGCTCGGTTTCGGCATCGTCGAGCCGCTCGGGATGTTCGGCTTCGCCGCACTGGTATCACTCACGTTCGCCGCGATCCTGCTCGCCCTCAACGCCCTGCTCGGGTCGGTGGGCCAGTTCATCGGACTCGTCCTGATGGTCGTGCAGCTGGTCACCGCGGGCGGTACCTTCCCCTGGCAGACGCTGCTCGAACCGCTCGCGTGGCTGCACCGGCTGCTGCCCATGAGCTACTCGGTCGACGGCTTCCGGCACTTGATGTACGGGGGCTCGACGGGCGCGGTCGTCGGCGACATCGCCGTGCTCCTCGGCTGGCTGCTCGTCAGCCTGCTCGCCACCTACCTCACGGCGTCCCGCATGACGCGGTTCCGCACGCTGCGGGACCTGCGCCCGTCGCTGATCGGCTGA
- a CDS encoding bifunctional 2-polyprenyl-6-hydroxyphenol methylase/3-demethylubiquinol 3-O-methyltransferase UbiG: MDERHEHGASGASGEATEMFEPEAWEQRYSGDEAVWSGRPNPQLVAEAEKLDTGTALDVGCGEGGDVIWLAARGWRVTGADFSANGLARAARNAEAAGVADRTDWWQVDAREFDAAGRSFDLVTTHFLHPPSGGMVEVTRRLATAVAPGGHLLVVGHAPSASFTGLSARHRDAMFVAEDLLPALPEDFEPLVVEQRLRTAVRDGVSMDVHDSTLLARRRP; the protein is encoded by the coding sequence ATGGACGAGCGGCACGAGCACGGGGCGAGCGGGGCGAGCGGCGAGGCGACGGAGATGTTCGAGCCCGAGGCGTGGGAGCAGCGCTACTCCGGCGACGAGGCGGTGTGGAGCGGCCGTCCGAACCCTCAGCTGGTCGCCGAAGCGGAGAAGCTGGACACGGGCACCGCGCTCGACGTCGGCTGCGGCGAGGGCGGCGACGTCATCTGGCTCGCCGCCCGCGGCTGGCGGGTGACCGGAGCGGACTTCTCGGCCAACGGCTTGGCCCGAGCCGCCCGCAATGCCGAGGCCGCCGGTGTCGCCGACCGCACCGACTGGTGGCAGGTCGACGCTCGCGAGTTCGACGCGGCGGGGCGCTCGTTCGACCTCGTCACGACCCATTTCCTTCATCCGCCGTCGGGCGGGATGGTCGAGGTCACCCGCCGTCTCGCGACCGCCGTCGCGCCCGGCGGACACCTGCTCGTCGTCGGTCACGCCCCGTCAGCGAGCTTCACGGGGCTGAGCGCACGGCACCGCGACGCGATGTTCGTCGCCGAGGATCTACTGCCCGCGCTGCCCGAGGACTTCGAGCCGCTCGTCGTCGAGCAGCGGCTGCGGACCGCCGTGCGCGACGGCGTCAGCATGGACGTCCACGACTCGACCCTGCTCGCCCGGCGTCGCCCCTGA
- a CDS encoding TrmH family RNA methyltransferase — protein MEGERIDDGTPATPELSTHGVGPWPGELPDDPRFDRELLAHGDTRNVIDRYRYWTMEAIVADLDRRRHPFHVAIENWQHDLNIGSIVRSANAFLAETVHIVGRRRWNKRGAMVTDRYQHVLHHETIDDLVAWARERDLPIVAVDNLPGSVPIETMTLPERCVLLFGQEGPGLSAEALAAADLAVEIRQFGSTRSINASAAAAIVMHTWIVQHATP, from the coding sequence GTGGAGGGCGAGCGCATCGACGACGGCACGCCCGCAACCCCCGAGCTGAGCACGCACGGAGTCGGCCCCTGGCCCGGCGAGCTGCCCGACGACCCCCGCTTCGATCGCGAGCTCCTCGCCCACGGCGACACCCGCAACGTGATCGACCGGTACCGCTACTGGACGATGGAGGCGATCGTCGCCGACCTCGATCGCCGCCGGCACCCGTTCCACGTCGCCATCGAGAATTGGCAGCACGACCTCAACATCGGCTCGATCGTGCGCAGCGCCAACGCGTTCCTCGCCGAGACGGTGCACATCGTGGGTCGGCGGCGGTGGAACAAGCGCGGAGCCATGGTCACCGACCGCTACCAGCACGTGCTGCACCACGAGACCATCGACGATCTCGTGGCCTGGGCTCGGGAGAGGGATCTGCCGATCGTCGCCGTCGACAACCTGCCCGGGTCGGTGCCCATCGAGACGATGACACTGCCCGAGCGGTGCGTCCTGCTGTTCGGCCAGGAGGGGCCAGGGCTCAGCGCCGAGGCGCTGGCGGCCGCGGACCTGGCCGTCGAGATCCGCCAGTTCGGGTCGACGCGGTCGATCAACGCCTCCGCCGCGGCCGCGATCGTGATGCACACCTGGATCGTGCAGCACGCCACGCCCTGA
- a CDS encoding pentapeptide repeat-containing protein — protein sequence MARERGLQAPKLHPLPGFELEEVDGDRLAAEESVDRARLRFGARGEARLDFAALTECDLPEPRLESLSTRGARLNEVRLSDVDIVTWHSRDASWRDVELGPGRVGSLDLSDGEVRAATVSGLRIGYIDLRAATLSDVLFEGCSIGSLDLPSASLTRVRFVDCTVDELDLRMAQCSSVDIRGLTIGARFEISGRAGRPPLEGLYATPEQAAELAPVLARTVGLTLL from the coding sequence ATGGCGAGGGAACGTGGTCTTCAGGCTCCGAAGCTGCACCCGCTCCCCGGGTTCGAGCTCGAGGAGGTCGACGGCGACCGGCTCGCCGCCGAGGAGAGCGTCGACCGAGCCCGGCTGCGATTCGGCGCACGCGGTGAGGCCCGACTCGATTTCGCCGCACTGACCGAGTGCGACCTGCCCGAACCGCGTCTCGAGTCGCTGTCCACCCGGGGCGCGCGGTTGAACGAGGTGCGCCTGAGCGACGTCGACATCGTCACCTGGCACAGCCGCGATGCGTCCTGGCGGGACGTCGAGCTCGGACCCGGTCGCGTCGGATCGCTCGATCTGTCCGACGGCGAGGTGCGCGCCGCGACCGTCTCCGGGTTGCGGATCGGCTACATCGACCTCCGCGCGGCGACGCTCTCGGACGTGCTCTTCGAGGGGTGCAGCATCGGCTCGCTCGACCTGCCTTCGGCATCGCTCACTCGAGTGCGTTTCGTGGACTGCACCGTCGATGAGCTCGACCTGCGGATGGCGCAGTGCTCGTCCGTCGATATCCGCGGCCTGACGATCGGCGCCCGATTCGAGATCTCCGGCCGGGCCGGCCGACCACCGCTCGAGGGTCTCTACGCGACGCCCGAGCAGGCGGCCGAACTGGCGCCAGTACTCGCTCGCACGGTAGGCCTCACCCTTCTCTGA
- a CDS encoding quinone oxidoreductase: protein MRAVSVSEYGGPDALHLVDRGEPTPGRDEVLVRTDATGVNFIETYQRSGIYRVPLPFTPGAEASGTVIAAGDDVTTFSVGDRITTAEARATYADAFVVEASKAVRVPDGVDAETAAALPLQGLTAHYLSRSVFRAGPEHTVLLHAGAGGVGLLLTQLLTAVGARVITTVGDDAKAELSRQAGADVVLGYDGVADRVRSLTDGRGVDVVYDGVGRATFDDSLASLAVRGTMVLFGASSGPVPPFDPQRLNAGGSLLLTRPTMGHFLRTPEERASRYRDLFDAVAGGRLRVRVGERFPLAEASHAHRALESRATTGKVLLLP from the coding sequence ATGCGCGCAGTCTCCGTCTCCGAGTACGGCGGCCCCGACGCCCTTCATCTCGTCGACCGCGGCGAACCGACGCCGGGTCGCGACGAGGTCCTCGTGCGCACCGACGCGACCGGCGTCAACTTCATCGAGACCTACCAGCGCAGCGGCATCTATCGAGTCCCGCTGCCCTTCACCCCCGGCGCTGAAGCGAGCGGAACCGTCATCGCCGCCGGCGACGACGTGACGACCTTCTCCGTCGGAGATCGCATCACCACGGCGGAGGCGCGGGCGACCTACGCCGACGCATTCGTCGTCGAGGCGTCCAAAGCCGTCCGCGTTCCCGACGGCGTCGATGCCGAGACCGCGGCGGCCCTCCCCCTGCAGGGCCTCACCGCGCATTACCTCTCCCGCTCCGTCTTCCGCGCGGGCCCGGAGCATACGGTGCTGCTGCACGCGGGCGCAGGCGGCGTCGGCCTGCTGCTCACCCAGCTGCTGACCGCGGTCGGCGCACGGGTCATCACGACCGTGGGCGACGACGCCAAGGCAGAACTGTCGCGCCAGGCGGGCGCCGACGTCGTCCTCGGATACGACGGCGTCGCCGATCGGGTGCGGTCGCTGACCGACGGGCGCGGCGTCGATGTCGTCTACGACGGCGTCGGTCGTGCGACGTTCGACGACTCCCTCGCCTCGCTCGCGGTGCGGGGAACGATGGTGCTCTTCGGCGCATCGTCGGGCCCGGTGCCTCCGTTCGACCCTCAGCGCCTCAATGCCGGCGGGTCGCTGCTGCTCACCCGCCCGACGATGGGTCACTTCCTCCGCACCCCCGAGGAACGCGCGAGCCGGTATCGCGACCTGTTCGACGCGGTCGCCGGCGGTCGACTGCGCGTGCGAGTCGGCGAGCGCTTCCCGCTCGCGGAGGCATCCCACGCGCACCGCGCCCTCGAGTCGCGGGCGACGACCGGCAAGGTCCTCCTCCTGCCCTGA
- a CDS encoding HAD-IIA family hydrolase, whose product MAREDIDCWLTDMDGVLVHENRAIPGAAELLEQWSNQGAPFLVLTNNSIFTPRDLSARLRASGLIVPEEAIWTSALATADFCASQIPGGSAFVIGEAGLTTAMHEAGFIMTETDPDYVVVGETRNYSFEAITKAIRLIGNGARFIVTNPDATGPSQEGPLPATGAIAALIAKATGRDPYVVGKPNPMMFRSAMNRIGAHSENTAMIGDRMDTDIIAGIEAGLHTILVMTGISDQAEIERYPFRPDEVLGSVAELVLATPQETEL is encoded by the coding sequence GTGGCACGCGAGGACATCGACTGCTGGCTCACCGACATGGACGGCGTGCTGGTTCACGAGAACCGCGCCATCCCCGGTGCGGCCGAACTGCTCGAGCAGTGGTCGAACCAGGGCGCCCCCTTCCTGGTGCTCACCAACAACTCGATCTTCACCCCGCGCGACCTCAGCGCCCGGCTACGCGCCTCGGGTCTGATCGTGCCCGAAGAGGCGATCTGGACCTCCGCACTTGCGACCGCCGACTTCTGCGCGTCGCAGATCCCGGGCGGCAGCGCCTTCGTGATCGGCGAGGCCGGTCTCACGACGGCCATGCACGAGGCCGGCTTCATCATGACCGAGACCGACCCCGACTACGTGGTCGTCGGCGAGACCCGCAACTACTCGTTCGAGGCGATCACCAAGGCGATCCGCCTCATCGGCAACGGCGCGCGCTTCATCGTCACCAACCCCGATGCGACCGGACCGAGCCAGGAGGGTCCGCTGCCGGCCACCGGCGCGATCGCCGCACTCATCGCCAAGGCGACCGGCCGCGACCCGTACGTCGTCGGCAAGCCGAACCCGATGATGTTCCGGTCGGCGATGAACCGCATCGGAGCCCACTCCGAGAACACGGCGATGATCGGCGACCGCATGGACACCGACATCATCGCCGGCATCGAAGCGGGCCTCCACACCATCCTCGTGATGACCGGCATCAGCGACCAGGCCGAGATCGAGCGGTACCCGTTCCGTCCCGACGAGGTCCTCGGTTCCGTCGCCGAACTCGTCCTCGCCACCCCTCAGGAGACCGAGCTCTGA
- a CDS encoding metal-sensitive transcriptional regulator, which produces MSEHDHAGHGYIQNKDDYLKRLRRIEGQARGLQGMVDDEKYCIDILTQVSAMTKALESVALGLLEDHLAHCVKEAVAAGGDEADAKIAEASAAIARLVRS; this is translated from the coding sequence ATGAGCGAGCACGACCACGCCGGCCACGGCTATATCCAGAACAAGGACGACTACCTCAAGCGCCTCCGGCGCATCGAGGGTCAGGCGCGCGGTCTGCAGGGCATGGTCGATGACGAGAAGTACTGCATCGACATCCTCACCCAGGTCTCGGCCATGACGAAGGCGCTCGAGTCGGTCGCCCTCGGCCTCCTGGAAGACCATCTCGCGCACTGCGTGAAGGAGGCGGTCGCCGCCGGGGGCGACGAAGCCGACGCGAAGATCGCCGAAGCGTCCGCCGCGATCGCCCGCCTCGTGCGCAGCTAG
- a CDS encoding septum formation family protein — protein MTHPGEADRPASAESSLAPEPGANETEPPAATSDEGDRRRRTVIIVSVAAIAVLGIALAFFLGSILGSTPAPAPSPTPTATPTPTPTPTPTPVAIVGPVAPGEHDWDALGGGECIDPYVSPWERTFTVVDCAVPHPAQLVARGSYGADPAAPYPGEPALVAQLNLLCSAPSVIDYGLAGAYPDVQLQASYPANEQRWVAGDRDYFCFASLAGGGAITGSIAVPR, from the coding sequence GTGACCCACCCGGGGGAGGCGGACCGGCCGGCCTCGGCCGAGAGCTCGCTCGCGCCCGAACCGGGAGCGAACGAGACCGAACCGCCCGCTGCGACATCCGACGAGGGGGATCGACGCCGGCGGACGGTGATCATCGTGTCGGTGGCGGCCATCGCCGTGCTCGGCATCGCCCTCGCATTCTTCCTCGGCTCGATCCTCGGCTCGACGCCCGCGCCGGCGCCCTCTCCCACGCCGACGGCGACACCGACCCCCACTCCGACTCCGACCCCCACGCCCGTGGCCATCGTCGGACCGGTCGCTCCCGGGGAGCACGATTGGGATGCGCTCGGCGGCGGCGAGTGCATCGACCCCTACGTCTCTCCGTGGGAACGGACGTTCACCGTGGTCGACTGCGCCGTCCCGCATCCGGCGCAGCTGGTCGCTCGCGGGAGCTACGGGGCGGATCCGGCGGCGCCGTACCCGGGCGAACCGGCCCTCGTGGCGCAGCTCAATCTGCTCTGCTCGGCGCCGAGCGTCATCGACTACGGGCTCGCGGGCGCCTACCCCGACGTGCAACTGCAGGCGTCGTACCCGGCGAACGAGCAGCGGTGGGTGGCCGGCGACCGCGACTACTTCTGCTTCGCCTCGCTCGCCGGCGGCGGTGCGATCACGGGCAGCATCGCGGTTCCGCGCTAG
- the pyrE gene encoding orotate phosphoribosyltransferase, with the protein MTDARAELIDFIKSDAVFHGDFTLTSGKKATYYVDLRRVSLDHRVAPLIGQVMLDLIVDIPEVDAVGGLTMGADPIASSILHQGAARGLAYDAFVVRKEPKDHGRGKQVEGPDVAGKRVIVVEDTSTTGGSPLKAIDALIAAGAEIAGVAVVVDRATGAKEIIEAAGYPYYAAIDLSDLGLA; encoded by the coding sequence GTGACCGACGCGCGCGCAGAACTCATCGACTTCATCAAGTCCGACGCCGTCTTCCACGGCGATTTCACGCTCACCAGCGGCAAGAAGGCGACCTACTACGTCGACCTGCGCCGCGTGAGCCTCGACCACCGCGTCGCCCCGCTCATCGGGCAGGTCATGCTCGACCTGATCGTCGACATCCCCGAGGTCGACGCCGTCGGAGGGCTCACCATGGGTGCCGATCCGATCGCCTCGTCGATCCTGCACCAGGGCGCCGCTCGCGGGCTCGCCTACGACGCGTTCGTCGTGCGCAAAGAGCCGAAGGACCACGGCCGCGGCAAGCAGGTCGAAGGGCCCGACGTCGCCGGCAAGCGTGTCATCGTGGTCGAAGACACCTCCACCACCGGCGGGTCGCCGCTGAAGGCGATCGACGCACTGATCGCTGCCGGTGCCGAGATCGCCGGGGTCGCCGTCGTCGTCGACCGCGCGACGGGCGCGAAGGAGATCATCGAAGCGGCCGGATACCCGTACTACGCGGCGATCGATCTCTCCGATCTCGGACTCGCGTGA